The DNA region GGATTTCAAAATCTAAATCACTCCCAAGCTTCTGACTCAGGAGAAAGTCACGAACAGCACCGCCAACAAGACAGACATAAAGTCCATGATCAAAGAGAAGAGCTAGAACTTCACGAAGTTCTGTATCTATGGAATTGGAAAAGAGTTCTTTTTCAAAAGAAATCATCATAGCTCTATTATAAGAGAGGATTTCTCTCACTTGTTAATCGTGAAAGAGTTTCTTTAATTCTAAGAAGTTCTGTCGAATCTTTGTGATAGACAATATAGAATTTCCCATTTGAAACTTCAAACTCTTCACCGAGAGTTTCTATTTTGTCTCTATAATAAGATCTTTTAAGAACATGATTTGGAACGACAGCAAGGCCAAGACCTTCCCTAACGGCTTGTAGCATATTCCCGTGAGAGTTTACGATATAGCGGGCATTCGTCTTTTTAGGAGTTTTGCCAAAGCGCTCACGACACCATTTTAAAAAGAGGTGATCTTCTTCTTGAAAGAGGATTGTCGGCATTTCAGATAGTTCTTCTAATGTTGTATCTTTTGAAATTCCAAAAGGATTGTCTTTTGGATAAACAAGGCTGATTCTCTCTTCACTAAGAAGGACTTTTTCTCCAACGTTTGGAACAGCATCTTCCGGTAAAATCAAAAAGTCGAGACGGAAGTTTTCAAAGCCTTTCACTAGATCTTCTTGAAAGCCCATTTGAACTGAAACAGTAAGATCAGAAAAGTCTTTACTGAGAGAGAGAAATTCAGGGGCAAGCCATGACTTTCCAACTCCAATTAAAGTACCAATTCTCACCTTTCCAGACATTGTATTTTTATCGTGTTGAATTTCTTCTAGAGTGACATCGAGATTGCTAATAAAACCTTCGGCCAAAGAAAAGAGCTTCTCCCCTTCAGGAGTAAGAACAACCTTTTTCCCCGTTCTTTTGAAAAGTTTTACTTCAATCTTTTTTTCTAAATTTTTAATAGACTGAGAGATCGCAGATTGAGTAACATTCAAGTCCTCTGCCGCCTTTGAAAAGCTATTGGCCTTAGCAACGGCCACTAAAGTTTGAAGTTGACTTGTCTCTATCATGTTTAAGTCCATTAATTAATAGTTAACATTAGGTTAAACTTATACCTCAAATAATAAAACTCGTCTACACAAATCGACCAACTATCCAAAATTACATTATATCAACTTTCTTTTATTGATCTTAGTCCAGAACCTGAAATCAATCGAGAAACGCTCAAATAAGTAAAATAGTAAAAACACAGGCCCTTTATGAACTCTCCCTTTATAAGAACCGCCTAAGAGTGAGAAAATTCTTGCTTTACTCTTATAATTTCGCTACTTATTGACCACCCGTATCATTCTCACCACTGAAAGGAATTTCCAATTATGAGATTTATCGCCCTTCTTTTAATTCTATCTATTCAAGTACAAGCTCGCTACTTTGAACAAATCAATGGAGCTAAAGACTTTGAATGCCCAGATTGGAAAACGACTCGTTTTTCTAATGTTCAAAACTGGGAAACTTTTGGTGTACTAACGGCCAAGAAATTTGGATACGACCATGAAATTCCAATTGATAGAAAAGGCGTCGATTATATCTGGTGTGCTTCTGTACCTGAGAGAGGAAGTGAAAATAGAATTTGTAAAAAAAGTAGAGTAAACGTTTCGAGTTCTCGTCCATTCTATGCCATGAGAAATGAACTTCCAGATGGTGAGAAATCTCTAAAACTTTTTAAGACGAAAGAAGAACAGTACAACTTCTATCTAGACTTTGTTCTAGAGCACTATCACAGAGATCAAATCACGAGACCAAATGTTGGTGTCGTTCTTGAAATCTTATCGAGATACTATCTTCAACAATATACGGGACGTTTTCCAAGTGATCGCTACAATGTTGGAGGTGGTGTTTCTTATCGAAAGAAATTAAATCAAAATACAGTTGGTGAACTCGATATTCTTGTGTGGGACAGAAAGACATGTAAAGTTGTTCTCGTAGGAGAATCAAAAGCAGCGGTAAGAAGGACAATGAAAAAGGCCCTAAAAAAGGCCAAGCATCAGCTTCAACGTTTTAGGAATTTTCTTCCTTACTAGATACGTCTTCGACCTATTTTAAAAAGACAGTAATCAATCAAGCGGTAAAAAGGTTTTACAAGAGAGTCTATAGGGCTCTCTTTTTTTGTCACGATTATCGTGCGAAGTCCCTCTAGCTTTGAAATCATAAGATCGCACTCAATTCTTTCAACACCATGATCTTCAAAAACAAAGCGAAAAAAATGAAGGACCTGATCGTATTGAAAATCTGTAATCCCAAGAGTCAAATGAGTTTTTCTTAAATGATTCTCAAGTTTACCAATATCTTTATTTAGGATAAGATCTCTAAGTGCAAGAGCTTGCTTATTGACTAGGCTTTCAATATCAACTCCGACAAAATGAAACGCAATCTCAGGGTGATCAACTAGTTCACGATATAAACTAATGACCATTGAGCGGAAATTCTCTTCAGAATTAATATTCGAGAAAATTTGGGAATAAGAAGCGTTCATAATAATCCTTCGAAATATTGAGAATAAAAACAGGATAGAGATTAAAATACTAACATGACCTCCATCTATCATAAGACGATCAAATTATACGGCAAACTATTCTACGCTCTCACAAAAGAGGGACTAGAAAAGAATGACCTTGAAAGAAGAAGGCTACACTCTTTCATACTCTCTGTCCTCAGTACTTCTCTATTGATGTGGTCTTATACTTTAATTGCACTCCTTTATTTTGAAAGTTCCATTCCTTTTTATGTGGGACTTGTTTGCTCTATCATTCACTTGTTAAGTGTCTTTACTTTAAGATGGTCTGCAAGTCGTCTCTTTGCCATCACTAATATAATGCTCGCAGCGGGAGTTATCCATCAAAGTACCTTTGCCTACTTTTCTGGAGGCTTTAATAGTAATATTTTAATTTGGTTTGGTGTCATCCC from Halobacteriovorax sp. GB3 includes:
- a CDS encoding LysR family transcriptional regulator; its protein translation is MIETSQLQTLVAVAKANSFSKAAEDLNVTQSAISQSIKNLEKKIEVKLFKRTGKKVVLTPEGEKLFSLAEGFISNLDVTLEEIQHDKNTMSGKVRIGTLIGVGKSWLAPEFLSLSKDFSDLTVSVQMGFQEDLVKGFENFRLDFLILPEDAVPNVGEKVLLSEERISLVYPKDNPFGISKDTTLEELSEMPTILFQEEDHLFLKWCRERFGKTPKKTNARYIVNSHGNMLQAVREGLGLAVVPNHVLKRSYYRDKIETLGEEFEVSNGKFYIVYHKDSTELLRIKETLSRLTSERNPLL